Proteins from a genomic interval of marine bacterium B5-7:
- the pheT gene encoding phenylalanine--tRNA ligase beta subunit has protein sequence MKFTTDWLNEWTKTNADAEALSDLLTSLGLEVDSVEKQDKTTIIDIDLTPNRSDCLSLWGVARDVAAATKQTLKPFDVPLIKETSKTQRKTTLKNPDVCPLYASRVIENINPNATTPDWMLTRLEAAGIKIIHPVVDVLNYVMLDVGQPMHAFDLDQLNGDLTVRFAKKDEQLQLLAEQTVTLQADMLVIADDNGPVAAAGVMGGLNSAVSAETKHVLLESAFFQPDAISGRARRLGLHTDGSHRFERGVDPTLAPRALAYATQLLLDIVGGEPGPVTIAESKKHLPTLNTISFQPDRARALLGANIDDARMHCLLEALGMSIEQGKTAWTITPPTWRFDLAIEEDITEEIARLVGYNQITACPPTFTVTETKVQCTQRQLSKWRQHFADVGYTEVISFSFVDPAAQQILMPDEKTLPVVNPIAPELSSMRLSLLPGLLQTLRRNQKRQQNAVRLFERGVCFHFDNDKLQQPMRIAAVVWGEVAPTQWGQAPRVMDFFDMKGQLEQLLAGISNVQFVPSQQTFLHPGQAADVLIDGECLGWVGAVHPASVQALGLKGPVFAFELADFVLCKGGDVQYQPVSKFPAVQRDLAILVDESVSAQSIQDVVDSVVGKWLNKLDIFDVYQGKGLTPGTKSIGLRLTLQEASRTFTDEEIQDKMAALVDKLQQQLQATLREA, from the coding sequence ATGAAATTTACAACTGACTGGCTAAACGAGTGGACGAAAACAAACGCTGATGCAGAGGCATTGTCGGATTTACTGACGTCGCTTGGTTTAGAAGTTGATAGTGTGGAAAAACAAGATAAAACAACGATCATTGATATTGATCTTACGCCGAATCGTTCAGATTGTTTAAGCCTATGGGGCGTTGCCCGCGATGTTGCTGCCGCAACAAAACAAACACTGAAACCATTTGATGTGCCTTTGATAAAAGAAACCAGCAAAACACAGCGAAAAACGACTTTAAAAAATCCTGATGTCTGTCCTTTGTACGCGAGTCGTGTGATAGAAAATATTAATCCTAACGCCACGACGCCTGATTGGATGTTGACGCGTTTAGAAGCGGCAGGCATTAAAATCATTCATCCCGTTGTTGATGTCTTGAATTATGTCATGCTTGATGTGGGTCAACCCATGCATGCGTTTGATCTGGATCAGCTAAATGGCGATCTTACCGTGCGTTTTGCAAAAAAAGACGAACAACTGCAATTGCTTGCAGAACAAACTGTCACATTGCAAGCTGATATGTTGGTGATTGCTGATGATAATGGCCCCGTTGCGGCGGCAGGTGTGATGGGTGGTTTAAATTCTGCAGTGTCTGCTGAGACCAAACACGTTTTATTAGAAAGTGCATTTTTTCAACCTGATGCCATTAGTGGCCGTGCGCGTCGTTTAGGATTACATACCGATGGTTCTCATCGCTTTGAGCGAGGTGTTGATCCTACGCTGGCACCACGTGCGCTGGCCTATGCCACACAATTATTGCTGGACATTGTTGGCGGCGAACCAGGTCCGGTGACCATTGCAGAGAGTAAAAAACATTTACCTACGCTGAATACGATTAGTTTTCAGCCTGATCGTGCCCGTGCGTTGCTAGGCGCAAACATTGATGATGCACGTATGCATTGTTTGCTTGAAGCCTTGGGCATGAGCATTGAGCAAGGTAAAACGGCTTGGACGATTACACCGCCAACTTGGCGTTTTGATTTGGCGATTGAAGAAGATATTACCGAGGAAATCGCACGTCTCGTGGGTTATAACCAAATTACTGCTTGTCCACCAACTTTTACCGTGACAGAAACAAAAGTGCAGTGCACACAACGTCAATTATCAAAATGGCGTCAACATTTTGCGGACGTCGGCTATACGGAAGTGATTAGCTTTAGTTTTGTTGATCCTGCCGCACAACAGATATTAATGCCGGATGAAAAAACATTGCCGGTCGTAAATCCCATTGCACCAGAACTTAGTAGCATGCGTTTAAGTTTATTGCCTGGTTTATTACAGACTTTACGCCGTAATCAAAAGCGTCAACAAAATGCCGTGCGCTTGTTTGAGCGCGGTGTGTGTTTTCATTTTGACAATGACAAACTACAGCAGCCTATGCGTATTGCTGCGGTTGTCTGGGGCGAAGTGGCACCGACTCAATGGGGGCAGGCTCCACGTGTGATGGACTTTTTTGATATGAAAGGGCAGCTCGAGCAATTGCTTGCGGGGATTTCCAACGTACAATTTGTACCGAGCCAGCAAACTTTTTTGCATCCTGGCCAAGCGGCGGATGTGCTGATTGATGGCGAATGCCTCGGTTGGGTGGGGGCGGTGCATCCTGCTAGCGTGCAAGCCTTGGGGCTCAAGGGGCCCGTATTTGCGTTTGAATTGGCCGATTTTGTGTTATGCAAAGGTGGTGATGTGCAATATCAGCCCGTATCCAAATTCCCTGCCGTGCAGCGTGACTTGGCTATACTTGTTGATGAGTCGGTATCTGCGCAATCAATCCAGGACGTGGTTGACAGTGTCGTGGGTAAGTGGTTGAATAAATTAGATATTTTCGATGTGTACCAAGGCAAAGGCTTGACCCCTGGTACCAAGAGCATCGGTTTGCGTCTGACCTTGCAAGAAGCATCACGCACGTTTACCGATGAAGAAATCCAGGACAAAATGGCAGCGCTTGTGGATAAACTGCAGCAGCAATTACAAGCGACACTGAGAGAGGCTTGA
- the pheS gene encoding phenylalanine--tRNA ligase alpha subunit, which translates to MSDLDKLAQAAEKGIAEAENLPALDQVRVHYLGKKGELTSLLKNLGHLSPEERPKMGQAVNALKQQLTTAIDARKQHLNTQAINEKLANETLDVTLPGRRAQAPGALHPLTQTWMRMQSILEQWGFVVAEGPEVENDYYNFEALNFPANHPARAMHDTFYVEGGDLLRTHTSNVQIHTMENRKPPMRVMVPGRVYRCDSDATHSPMFHQLEILWVDKQVSFADLKGLLTGFLQAFFSDPDLQVRLRPSFFPFTEPSAEVDILGKKGWLEVMGCGMVHPNVLKAGGIDPKEYSGCAFGLGIDRFAMLYYGIDDLRLFYDNDVRFLQQFV; encoded by the coding sequence TGTCCGATTTAGACAAACTAGCGCAAGCTGCAGAAAAAGGTATTGCTGAGGCTGAAAACTTGCCAGCACTTGACCAGGTGCGTGTGCACTATCTGGGCAAGAAAGGCGAATTAACCAGCTTATTAAAAAATCTGGGTCATTTATCACCCGAAGAGCGGCCTAAAATGGGCCAAGCGGTGAATGCGCTAAAGCAACAATTAACCACAGCCATCGACGCGCGCAAGCAACACTTAAATACACAAGCCATCAACGAAAAACTGGCCAACGAAACTTTGGATGTCACTTTGCCAGGTCGTCGTGCGCAAGCACCAGGTGCGCTGCATCCGCTGACGCAGACATGGATGCGCATGCAATCGATTTTAGAACAATGGGGCTTTGTGGTCGCGGAAGGGCCAGAAGTCGAAAACGATTACTACAATTTTGAAGCACTGAATTTTCCCGCCAACCATCCGGCGCGTGCCATGCATGATACGTTCTATGTGGAAGGCGGTGATTTGTTACGGACGCATACCTCTAACGTGCAAATTCACACAATGGAAAATCGGAAACCGCCGATGCGTGTGATGGTGCCGGGTAGAGTGTATCGCTGCGATTCCGACGCGACGCATTCGCCGATGTTTCATCAGTTAGAAATTTTGTGGGTGGATAAGCAAGTGAGTTTTGCTGACTTAAAAGGCTTACTGACCGGATTTTTGCAAGCATTCTTTAGCGATCCGGATTTGCAAGTGCGTTTGCGTCCGTCATTCTTTCCTTTTACTGAACCGTCTGCAGAAGTGGATATTCTTGGTAAGAAAGGCTGGTTAGAAGTCATGGGTTGCGGCATGGTGCACCCGAATGTATTAAAAGCCGGCGGTATTGACCCGAAAGAATATTCGGGTTGTGCATTTGGTTTGGGGATCGATCGTTTTGCGATGTTGTATTACGGCATCGATGATCTACGATTGTTTTACGATAATGATGTGCGGTTCTTACAACAGTTTGTGTAA